The window CGCCGTGAACCTTGCCGCCAGGCTCGAGAAGATCACGGGTCGCCTGGGGCGGACGGTCGTCGCCTCGGAAATGTTCGCCAATGTCTGCCGCCACGACTGGCACGAGCTCGGCGAATTCCCGATCGCGGGCTTTTCAAAGGCGCAGCGCGTGTACGGGCTGACGGAGGAGACGCCGGTGGTGACGGCCTGAGGTCGTCCTCGGATGTCCGCCGCCGTCAACCCGGTGAGCAGAATTCAGGCGTTCGACGCCATCACCGACCTCAGCGGTACGTCCAGCTGATAGATAAATCCGGACGGTTCATAGGCCAGCCGCACCTGCCCGTTCAGTTGCTGGCCGAGCGACTCGATCATCCGGGTGCCGTAGCTTCGCCGCGTCGGCGGCGCCACCACGGGGCCGCCGCTTTCGCTCCACTTCAGGCGCAGCCTTTGCTCGATCTCGTCCACCGTCCATGCGATTTCAACATGCCCGGAGGAACTGGACAGCGCGCCGAATTTCGTCGTGTTGGTGCAGAGCTCGTTGAACGTCATCGCCAGCGCTATCACGGCACCGGATGTGATTCTGAGGTCCGGGCCATTGAAATGGAATCGTCGGCCCCCCTGACTGTCAAAAGGATCGGTGGCGCCGCTCAGCGTATGAGTGAGGCTCGCATTTGACCAGCTGACCTGTATCAGCAGGTCGTGGGCGCGCCCCAACGCCAGCAAGCGGCCATCCATGGCCTTTTGCCCGTGCTCCAGATTGATTGCGGTCCGGAAGCTCTGGGCTGCGATTGCGCTCACCGTCGCAAGCGTGTTCTTGATGCGATGATGCAGCTCTCCGAGGATGAGCTTTTGCAACTTGTCGGCAGCCTCGCGCTCGTGGGCTTCGATACCGGCTTGAGCGAGCAGGACCTTGGCGTCGGTGTCGGCCTGTTCCAGCAACAGGCGCAGATTGTCGTTTTCCGCGGCCAGAACCGATTCCTGTGGCGAACGACCAACCTCAGGGTTTTCCCCGGGATCCGTCGTGGTGGTCGGAAGGATTTTTAGCGCGCCAGCCCCGATCATTGCCTGCAATTGCGAGATCATTTCGTCGACGGCGAGCGGCTTGCGAAAGAAGCGGCTGTCCGCCGGCGTTTCGTTTTCAGACGGCTTTACCTGACCGGAAACCAGCACGATCTTGATGGCAGGCCAGCGATCGTGCACCGCGTGGGCCAGCTTCAAGCCGTCCATGGTCCCGGGCATCTGGATGTCGCTGAACAGAAGCGAGATGTCCGACCGCGACTCGAGGATTGCGATAGCTTCGTCGGCATTGACGGCCTGCACAGGGCAGAAGCCTGCATCCTCCACGATATCGACTGCGCGCATGCGCAAGATCATCTCGTCTTCGACGACGAGAACGTTCGGCAAGGAGGTTGGAGGTGTAGACATCTGTGCACGACACTTTCCTGGATAATCCGACAAGGCCGGTCGGCGCTTTGCGATTGTTGGTCTAGCGGCGCGCCGTCACCAAGCGAGCTTCATGAACCCTGGCATCGGATTCACCTCGGCGCAGACACGATGCTTCGAAGTCCGGCCAGACTTGGCTACCGCAATTCGTGGCCACCGGATGGCTCGCCAGCCGGTCCGCCTTCGCCAAAGCAACTGTCTCGCGCGCTTTCACTTGCGGAGCAAAACCGGGCAACACCATTACGGACACTCCGAGGAGCGCGAATATCGCGAACGCGATAAGAGATTTCATCATTTGGGGCTGCTTTGGCTGTCGACCGCCCCGTTTCGTTTGGGGACGCTGTTACAACAACCAAAATGAAATATTGTTCATTTCATACAACTTATATTTGAAGTGTGATTTGCGGGCGGATGCCGCCCTCGGCCCGGATCGCCGCTCGATGAGAAGAGGCCGCCGACCAGGTTGGCTACCACTACCTCGGTGTCTTGGGGCCAGGCAGGCTTATCCAATCATGAATGTGCGACGCCGTTTCGCTCAATCGCGCCGCTTTGAGCAGCGCTTCCCGCTGGACGCCGGGCGGGGCTATCTCTGCGCGACGGCGAGCCTCGGCTGCCAATTGGGCAAGGCGATTGCTCAGCGGGATGGTTCTCTTTGTGGTGTCTTGCATAGGGCGCTCCGCATTGGGCGGGAGCGCAAAGACTCTCTCAGTCACCGATAGATGCCGTGATGGGCCGGTGATGGCTCACCATGCGCCTGTTGGCAGCCAATAGATACATTATTCAGCAGGGCAGATTTGACGCCGAAATCGAAAGACGGCGCACCAAAGGCGGACCGGTGCAACTATTCCTCCGGCTCTGTGGTGAACAGCAGCGGATAGCCCTTGGTGCGGCCGGCGTCGGTGGCACGGGTGGCCTTGGTCTCTGCGACGTCCTTGGTGAACACCGCGACCACGCAGGCGCCGAGCTTGTGGGCGGTGATCATTACCTTGTAGGCCTGATCCTCCGTCATGCGGAACTCGGCCTTGAGGATCATCGTGACGAATTCGCGGGGCGTAAAGTCGTCGTTGATCAGGATGACCTTATGCAGCTTCGGCCGCTCGACCTTGGTCTTCGTCCCGGTTTTCGGTTTTGCAACAGTGTCGTTCATTCCGCCTCCCGGATATGGCGGGCTTGGGTTCCGGCCGGCGCGCTCAGCGCACGGCCTTCTCACCATATTGCAGGACCTGCACCTTCTCCAAGGTGATCAGGCCGCTCGACATCATGCCATCCAGGATGGGCAGGAATGCATTGATGTTGTCCTCGCTGTCGACGATCTCGATCAGCAGCGGCAGGTCTTCCGAGAGCCGCAGAATCTTCGACGTGTGGAGCCGGCTCGACTTGCCGAAGCCCATCGGGCCGCGCAGCACGGTGGCGCCGGCCAGATGCCGCTCGCGCGCCGTCATCACGATCGCTTCATAGAGCGGCTTGCCGTCGAAATGGTCGTTCTCGCCAATGAAGATCCGGAGCGAAACTGCCTGATCGGGGATTTGCATGGTCAGCTCCTTGGCAAGCGGTTGGTGCCGCTGGCTATCATATGGCCGGCCCATACCGACACCAGCCAGCAAATGACGGATGCCGCGATATAGGCGAGGGCCGTATATTTCATGCCGCCGTGGAGCAGGCGGAAGGTCTCCAGGCTAAAGGTCGAAAAGGTCGTGTAGCCGCCGCAGAACCCGGTCATGACGAACTGCCGGTGCTCGGGCCGGGCCAGCAGGCGGCCGTCGGGCCCGGTCAGCGTCGCGTAGAAGCCGATGATCAGTGAGCCCGTGGCGTTGATGAACAGCGTCGCGACCGGGAAGCCGGGGCCGGTGTCGAGCGCAAGCCCGACCAGATAGCGCGTCAGCCCGCCGACCATGCTGCCGGCGGCAATCCAGGCATAGAGCGTCGCGGTGCGCCAGCGATCGGCAGAGGAGGGGGACTTCATCTGCCTCTAGCCTCCCAGAGTGTCCGCGAGGAGGAAGCCGCAACTGACGGCCGCGAGGCAGAGCACGACCGAGACCGCGACATTTCCGAGCGCATGCATCGCCTCGCCGTTGCGCGCCAGCGTCAGCGTTTGAAGGCTGAACGAGGACACCGTGGTGTAGCAGCCGAGAAAGCCGGTGACCGCGAACAGCCAAGGATCGGGCGCGGCGAAGGCCGAGCCGGGATGGGTCGCCAATGCGCCAAAAATGCCGATCAGAAAGGCGCCGGTGACGTTGATAGTGACGGTGCCCCACGGAAACGTCTCGCCCAGCCGCCGCGCGATCGCGCCGGAGATGAAATAGCGCGCACAGCCGCCGAGCACGCTGCCGATCATGATCGCAAGCACTCCGTTCAGCACGGCGAACAGCCCCCCGTCATCGTTTCTCCTCCGTTGCCAGCCCGTTGCCGACGGCAAATAGTCCCATGAGTGCGACCAGCGCGAAGCCGAGCCCCGCCAGGAACGTGCCGGCCGGACCATAGGCATCCCACAGCGCACCGGCGATCACGCTTGCGGCCAGCAAGGC of the Bradyrhizobium sp. WSM1417 genome contains:
- the crcB gene encoding fluoride efflux transporter CrcB translates to MKSPSSADRWRTATLYAWIAAGSMVGGLTRYLVGLALDTGPGFPVATLFINATGSLIIGFYATLTGPDGRLLARPEHRQFVMTGFCGGYTTFSTFSLETFRLLHGGMKYTALAYIAASVICWLVSVWAGHMIASGTNRLPRS
- a CDS encoding HWE histidine kinase domain-containing protein, producing the protein MSTPPTSLPNVLVVEDEMILRMRAVDIVEDAGFCPVQAVNADEAIAILESRSDISLLFSDIQMPGTMDGLKLAHAVHDRWPAIKIVLVSGQVKPSENETPADSRFFRKPLAVDEMISQLQAMIGAGALKILPTTTTDPGENPEVGRSPQESVLAAENDNLRLLLEQADTDAKVLLAQAGIEAHEREAADKLQKLILGELHHRIKNTLATVSAIAAQSFRTAINLEHGQKAMDGRLLALGRAHDLLIQVSWSNASLTHTLSGATDPFDSQGGRRFHFNGPDLRITSGAVIALAMTFNELCTNTTKFGALSSSSGHVEIAWTVDEIEQRLRLKWSESGGPVVAPPTRRSYGTRMIESLGQQLNGQVRLAYEPSGFIYQLDVPLRSVMASNA
- a CDS encoding DUF190 domain-containing protein, whose product is MQIPDQAVSLRIFIGENDHFDGKPLYEAIVMTARERHLAGATVLRGPMGFGKSSRLHTSKILRLSEDLPLLIEIVDSEDNINAFLPILDGMMSSGLITLEKVQVLQYGEKAVR
- the crcB gene encoding fluoride efflux transporter CrcB; its protein translation is MLNGVLAIMIGSVLGGCARYFISGAIARRLGETFPWGTVTINVTGAFLIGIFGALATHPGSAFAAPDPWLFAVTGFLGCYTTVSSFSLQTLTLARNGEAMHALGNVAVSVVLCLAAVSCGFLLADTLGG
- the clpS gene encoding ATP-dependent Clp protease adapter ClpS yields the protein MNDTVAKPKTGTKTKVERPKLHKVILINDDFTPREFVTMILKAEFRMTEDQAYKVMITAHKLGACVVAVFTKDVAETKATRATDAGRTKGYPLLFTTEPEE